One Peribacillus simplex NBRC 15720 = DSM 1321 genomic region harbors:
- a CDS encoding YtrH family sporulation protein — translation MNEAFVPAFLNSFFIALGVLLGGSIIGGLAAFFTGQAPMTTVFRLSDSLRIWAIVAAIGGTFDMVYNFERGIFHGETKDIVKQVLLILSALGGAQTGALIINWFTQEHISS, via the coding sequence ATGAATGAAGCCTTTGTTCCAGCCTTTCTCAACAGCTTTTTCATAGCGCTTGGCGTATTACTTGGCGGATCGATAATCGGGGGCCTCGCCGCTTTTTTTACTGGACAAGCCCCGATGACGACTGTATTCCGGCTGTCGGACAGCCTTCGTATTTGGGCGATTGTCGCTGCAATCGGGGGTACTTTCGATATGGTCTATAATTTCGAACGCGGTATTTTCCACGGAGAAACGAAGGATATAGTCAAGCAGGTCCTATTGATTCTATCTGCACTTGGCGGAGCACAGACAGGAGCACTGATCATAAACTGGTTCACGCAGGAGCATATTTCATCATGA
- a CDS encoding YtpI family protein, which yields MPILVTLIVLSLGVYLFYKIKSVRTRMPMEKKWISGKSSIALGAFVALFGINQLFLFHTTITYIIAAVFIFVGLFSIWGGYKMYKFYLPHAIEEAANQKG from the coding sequence ATGCCTATTCTTGTCACCTTGATTGTTCTTTCACTAGGGGTCTATCTGTTTTATAAAATCAAATCGGTCCGAACCAGAATGCCGATGGAGAAAAAGTGGATTTCAGGGAAGTCATCCATTGCCCTTGGTGCGTTTGTCGCACTATTCGGAATCAATCAGCTTTTTCTATTCCACACGACCATCACTTATATCATCGCTGCCGTTTTCATCTTCGTTGGCCTATTCAGTATTTGGGGCGGCTATAAAATGTATAAATTTTACCTGCCGCATGCAATCGAAGAAGCTGCAAATCAAAAAGGATAA
- the ytrI gene encoding sporulation membrane protein YtrI, which produces MRIPPYHRSPTWQRFFAGAAIGGLISWVIFFYMHGVQQEKQIRTLHEQREEIKDLNGKIAIWEQDYKKLNQKNEEILTIQEVEVTITNEKYSLDRLSIAEAEDVIEDNLSSLLAKDVASVYDGKVLLKKSIENKIVTINKKRYQLEVVEIMFYTKMNIEIKLKRTTS; this is translated from the coding sequence ATGAGGATTCCTCCCTATCACCGGTCTCCCACCTGGCAGCGTTTTTTTGCCGGAGCCGCAATTGGCGGATTGATCAGCTGGGTGATTTTCTTTTATATGCATGGTGTCCAGCAGGAGAAGCAGATCCGGACCCTTCACGAACAAAGAGAAGAGATCAAGGATTTAAACGGGAAAATCGCAATTTGGGAGCAGGATTATAAAAAATTGAACCAGAAAAACGAGGAGATCCTGACGATTCAGGAAGTGGAAGTAACCATTACGAATGAAAAATACAGTCTGGATCGGCTGAGTATTGCAGAAGCGGAGGATGTGATTGAAGACAACCTTTCCTCTCTTCTCGCCAAAGATGTCGCCAGTGTCTATGATGGAAAGGTGCTTTTGAAAAAATCCATAGAAAATAAGATCGTAACCATCAATAAAAAGCGCTATCAACTTGAAGTCGTTGAAATCATGTTTTATACGAAAATGAATATTGAAATCAAATTAAAAAGGACTACTTCTTAG
- a CDS encoding MogA/MoaB family molybdenum cofactor biosynthesis protein, whose protein sequence is MSVKNHKKAITEAVRCMVITVSDTRNEETDKSGALMMELLKSNGHEVTEYVIVKDERKAIQDAVTSGSQSSMVDVILTNGGTGIANRDVTIEALKELMTKEIPGFGEIFRMLSYQEDIGSAAILSRAIAGVVNNKAVFSTPGSSGAVRLAMNKLILPELGHVVGELRKDL, encoded by the coding sequence ATGAGTGTCAAGAATCATAAAAAAGCCATCACGGAGGCAGTTCGCTGCATGGTGATAACCGTCAGCGATACACGTAATGAAGAAACGGATAAAAGCGGTGCACTGATGATGGAATTGCTGAAATCGAATGGTCATGAAGTGACGGAATATGTAATCGTTAAAGATGAGCGGAAAGCGATTCAGGATGCGGTCACTTCTGGTAGCCAAAGCAGCATGGTTGATGTCATATTAACCAATGGAGGCACAGGCATCGCCAATAGGGATGTTACGATCGAGGCGCTCAAAGAGTTGATGACCAAGGAAATTCCCGGTTTTGGCGAGATTTTTCGAATGCTCAGCTATCAAGAGGATATCGGATCTGCCGCCATCCTATCCAGGGCGATTGCCGGAGTCGTGAACAACAAAGCAGTTTTTTCCACCCCAGGATCATCAGGGGCGGTTCGGCTTGCGATGAATAAATTGATTCTTCCGGAATTGGGACATGTCGTTGGTGAACTTCGCAAGGATTTATAA
- a CDS encoding M24 family metallopeptidase, producing the protein MNERLTELQNWLQVNETEAALLTSTESIFYLSGFFSDPHERLLALAIFANADPFLVCPQMEVPDAKQAGWAGDIIGYTDIENPWEKVKQAVENRGLTINTMAIEKEHMNVERYEKVQQYFGAPKLVSAEEKLQRMRMIKSEDEMVKIREACRLADFAIEVGVSEIHEGKTEMEILAAIEYELKKAGVSQMSFSTMVLTGKNGASPHGTPGNTKVQRGDLVLFDLGVVHEGYCSDITRTVAYGDINDKQAEIYETVLKAQEAAVAASKPGVSCSEIDLTARNIIRNNGYGEFFPHRLGHGLGISVHEYPSLTETNSLELQSGMVYTIEPGIYVPNVAGVRIEDDLLITDTGCEVLTKFPKSLQIIK; encoded by the coding sequence ATGAATGAACGTTTGACAGAACTACAAAATTGGCTACAGGTCAATGAGACTGAAGCCGCTTTACTTACATCTACAGAGAGCATCTTCTATTTGAGCGGTTTTTTTAGTGATCCTCACGAAAGACTGCTGGCACTTGCCATTTTTGCAAATGCCGACCCATTCCTTGTCTGCCCGCAGATGGAAGTTCCGGATGCTAAACAGGCTGGATGGGCTGGAGATATCATCGGTTACACCGACATTGAAAATCCATGGGAAAAAGTTAAGCAAGCAGTGGAGAATCGCGGGTTAACCATTAATACAATGGCCATTGAAAAAGAGCATATGAATGTAGAACGTTATGAAAAGGTCCAACAATACTTCGGAGCACCAAAGCTCGTTTCCGCAGAAGAAAAACTTCAAAGGATGCGAATGATCAAATCAGAAGATGAAATGGTCAAAATCCGTGAAGCATGTCGCCTTGCCGACTTTGCGATTGAAGTGGGTGTCAGCGAAATTCATGAGGGTAAAACGGAAATGGAAATCCTTGCAGCGATAGAATATGAATTGAAAAAAGCCGGAGTCAGCCAAATGTCTTTTTCCACCATGGTCCTGACTGGTAAAAATGGCGCTTCCCCACATGGCACACCCGGGAATACGAAGGTTCAGCGCGGCGACCTTGTCCTCTTTGACCTGGGCGTCGTTCATGAAGGGTACTGCTCTGACATCACTAGAACGGTTGCTTACGGAGATATCAATGATAAACAGGCAGAGATATATGAAACTGTACTTAAAGCACAAGAAGCTGCCGTTGCAGCCAGTAAACCTGGTGTATCCTGTTCCGAGATAGACTTGACTGCCAGAAACATCATCAGGAATAACGGATACGGTGAATTCTTCCCGCACAGGCTCGGCCACGGACTTGGGATCAGCGTCCATGAGTATCCATCCTTGACTGAAACGAATTCCCTTGAACTTCAATCTGGAATGGTTTATACCATCGAACCTGGCATATATGTTCCAAATGTTGCAGGAGTCAGGATTGAAGATGATCTACTGATCACCGATACCGGCTGTGAAGTTTTGACCAAATTCCCGAAGAGCCTGCAAATCATAAAGTGA
- a CDS encoding metal-dependent hydrolase, with amino-acid sequence MKVSFHGHAVVKVETNGKTILIDPFITGNELTDLKVEDVKPDVIILTHGHNDHVGDTVELAKRHDALVIGIAEIADYLGAQGVKTHGMSIGGAFEFDFGKVKLTPAFHGTGFNNGEGQIIYLGMPAGILLTIEGKTIYHAGDTAVFSDMKLIGERHPIDLAFLPIGDNYTMGPEDAALAAKFLQAKQVVPIHYNTFPVIKQDPDKFIDLLEEGNGLIMEAGDEIEF; translated from the coding sequence ATGAAAGTATCTTTTCATGGACATGCAGTTGTAAAAGTCGAAACGAATGGTAAAACAATTTTAATCGATCCATTCATTACTGGAAACGAATTGACCGATTTGAAGGTAGAAGATGTGAAACCAGATGTGATCATCTTAACACATGGCCACAATGACCACGTCGGTGATACGGTTGAATTGGCCAAAAGGCATGATGCACTTGTCATCGGCATTGCAGAGATTGCCGACTACCTGGGTGCTCAAGGGGTTAAGACCCACGGGATGAGCATCGGCGGAGCTTTCGAGTTCGACTTTGGAAAAGTGAAACTGACGCCAGCTTTCCATGGAACGGGATTCAATAACGGAGAGGGGCAAATCATTTATCTGGGAATGCCTGCTGGCATATTGCTTACGATAGAAGGGAAAACGATCTATCATGCAGGGGATACAGCGGTATTTTCCGATATGAAACTGATCGGGGAGCGACATCCGATTGACTTGGCATTCTTGCCAATCGGTGACAATTACACCATGGGCCCGGAAGATGCAGCACTTGCAGCGAAATTCCTTCAAGCCAAACAAGTCGTGCCGATTCATTACAATACTTTCCCTGTCATCAAACAGGATCCTGACAAATTCATCGACTTGCTTGAAGAGGGAAATGGATTGATCATGGAAGCCGGGGATGAAATAGAATTTTAA
- a CDS encoding EcsC family protein translates to MEFTNREMKVWNEISEWQEKLYQYEPTDLAALYDKWLEEGFALLPENVQQQFFEKLDTWLFHLHAMVQSSQVQIDARERILASARVFNEEIETLSDLNHLSIDQLNYIANQHIAKHRLYSFAQGGMSGSGGLLLLGSDIPAMTVINVRIVQLIAMSYGVEVNTPFEMMLALKVFNAGAMPKRLQGIAWEELIREVQTAEDDYFYLGIEELTNPTWMEQPLKQLLKALSIIVFRKKLVRGIPFISMAIGAGSNYQMTRSVSEFAQKFYQYRYLLEKKADEE, encoded by the coding sequence ATGGAATTCACGAACCGGGAAATGAAAGTTTGGAATGAAATTAGTGAATGGCAGGAAAAGCTTTATCAATATGAACCAACGGACCTTGCTGCATTGTATGATAAATGGTTGGAGGAGGGGTTCGCCCTGCTTCCGGAAAACGTCCAACAACAGTTTTTTGAAAAGCTTGATACCTGGCTTTTTCATTTGCATGCCATGGTTCAGAGCTCACAAGTTCAAATAGATGCAAGAGAGCGGATTTTAGCTTCTGCGCGCGTGTTTAATGAAGAAATAGAAACGTTGAGTGATTTGAATCACTTATCGATCGATCAGTTGAATTACATAGCCAATCAGCATATCGCTAAGCATCGCTTATATTCATTTGCACAAGGCGGGATGAGCGGATCAGGAGGTCTGCTTCTGCTAGGGAGCGATATTCCGGCCATGACGGTCATCAATGTAAGGATCGTACAGTTGATTGCGATGTCTTATGGTGTTGAGGTGAATACGCCGTTTGAAATGATGTTGGCCCTTAAGGTATTCAATGCAGGAGCGATGCCAAAAAGGCTCCAAGGAATAGCCTGGGAAGAATTGATCCGCGAGGTCCAGACCGCAGAAGATGACTATTTTTATTTGGGGATCGAAGAACTGACGAACCCTACCTGGATGGAACAGCCGCTGAAGCAGCTGTTGAAAGCATTATCCATAATTGTTTTTCGAAAAAAACTGGTTCGGGGCATACCATTCATCAGCATGGCCATCGGGGCTGGATCCAATTATCAAATGACCCGGAGTGTCAGTGAATTTGCCCAGAAGTTCTATCAATATCGTTATTTGCTGGAGAAGAAGGCTGATGAAGAATGA
- a CDS encoding DHH family phosphoesterase has translation MKAEILADIKRYDTIILHRHVRPDPDAYGSQGGLAEILKASFPEKRIFTVGKEEPSLNYLRRLDEISDETYQGALVIVCDTANTDRICDARYTTGDKLIKIDHHPNEDPYGDMRWVDTSSSSTSEMIYEFYQFGKEQGLKMSDEAARLLYAGIVGDTGRFLFQSTTEKTFAYASELIHYSFSRPQLYQEMYDVEESIVRLNGYVLQHFEILPYGTGKMIITKDILEKFHASTSEASQLVSSLGSIKNVKSWVFFIEEDKEIRVRFRSKGPIINTIARKYNGGGHPLAAGASIHSWDEVDNILADMEELNKAE, from the coding sequence ATGAAAGCTGAAATATTAGCAGATATAAAGCGTTATGATACTATCATTCTCCATCGTCATGTCCGTCCAGATCCGGACGCTTATGGTTCACAGGGGGGATTGGCGGAAATCCTGAAAGCATCTTTCCCCGAAAAGCGAATTTTTACGGTCGGGAAAGAAGAACCGTCATTGAATTACTTAAGAAGGCTCGATGAGATTTCGGATGAAACATATCAAGGTGCTTTGGTCATCGTTTGTGATACCGCAAATACGGACCGGATTTGTGATGCACGGTACACGACGGGGGATAAACTGATTAAGATCGATCATCATCCTAATGAAGATCCATATGGGGATATGCGTTGGGTCGATACATCCTCAAGTTCCACAAGTGAAATGATTTATGAGTTTTACCAGTTCGGTAAAGAACAGGGCTTGAAGATGAGTGATGAAGCGGCACGCCTTCTATATGCAGGCATTGTTGGCGATACAGGTCGTTTCCTATTCCAAAGTACGACTGAAAAGACATTTGCCTATGCCAGTGAATTGATTCACTATTCGTTCTCCCGCCCGCAGTTATATCAGGAGATGTATGACGTCGAGGAAAGCATAGTACGGTTGAATGGCTATGTGCTGCAGCATTTTGAAATCCTTCCATATGGAACGGGGAAAATGATCATCACAAAAGATATACTTGAAAAATTCCATGCTTCTACATCTGAGGCATCCCAGCTCGTTTCCTCGCTCGGTTCGATTAAAAATGTTAAGTCATGGGTCTTTTTCATTGAGGAAGATAAAGAAATCAGAGTCCGTTTCCGTTCTAAAGGACCAATCATCAATACGATTGCCCGTAAATATAACGGGGGAGGCCACCCGCTTGCGGCAGGAGCTTCGATCCATTCTTGGGATGAAGTGGATAATATCCTTGCCGACATGGAAGAGTTGAATAAAGCGGAATGA
- a CDS encoding DRTGG domain-containing protein, whose amino-acid sequence MATKHEQILKHIDGLPVGEKISVRQIAKALNVSEGTAYRAIKEAENQGYVSSIERVGTIRIEKKKKENIEKLTFAEVVNIVDGQVLGGKTGLHKTLNKFVIGAMKLDAMMRYTGAGNLLIVGNRTQAHEHALKAGAAVLVTGGFDTEEPVKRLADELEMPVISTSYDTFTVATMINRAIYDQLIKKEILLVEDILTPVQETTFLTVGDRVQTWHELNQESGHSRFPVVDDNMKVQGMVTSKDIIGQEELTLIDKVMTKNPMTVGDKMSVASSAHMMVWEGIELIPVVNDSHILKGIVSRQDVLKALQMSQRQPQVGETIDDTITSQLVMTSNRGKGEEVYNYGVTPQMTNYLGTISSGVFTTLVTDSANRALRSYKRGDLVVENMTIYFIKPVQIDSTLEIHPRVLEVGRKFGKVDVEVFNQGKLVGKAMLTCQLLDRS is encoded by the coding sequence TTGGCTACAAAGCATGAACAAATATTAAAACATATCGATGGGCTCCCTGTTGGCGAAAAGATTTCCGTCCGTCAAATTGCGAAAGCATTGAATGTTAGTGAAGGTACGGCATACCGGGCAATTAAAGAGGCGGAGAACCAGGGCTACGTGAGCTCGATTGAGCGGGTAGGCACGATCCGTATTGAGAAAAAGAAAAAAGAGAATATTGAAAAGCTAACTTTCGCAGAGGTAGTCAATATTGTTGACGGACAAGTTCTTGGTGGGAAAACGGGACTTCATAAGACATTAAATAAATTCGTCATCGGGGCAATGAAGCTGGATGCCATGATGAGATATACAGGTGCAGGAAACCTGCTGATCGTCGGGAACCGTACACAGGCCCACGAGCACGCGTTAAAAGCTGGTGCAGCGGTGCTGGTCACCGGGGGATTCGATACGGAAGAGCCCGTTAAAAGGTTAGCCGATGAATTGGAGATGCCAGTCATCTCAACGAGTTACGATACGTTTACCGTCGCAACGATGATCAATCGGGCGATCTATGACCAATTGATCAAAAAGGAAATTTTGCTGGTGGAGGATATTTTGACACCCGTACAGGAAACGACCTTTTTAACAGTGGGTGACCGGGTTCAGACTTGGCATGAACTGAATCAGGAATCCGGGCATAGCCGTTTCCCTGTTGTCGATGACAATATGAAGGTTCAAGGAATGGTCACATCAAAAGATATCATCGGACAGGAAGAGCTGACGCTCATTGACAAGGTGATGACGAAAAACCCGATGACCGTAGGCGATAAAATGAGTGTGGCATCTTCTGCACATATGATGGTTTGGGAAGGGATAGAGTTAATCCCGGTCGTGAATGACAGTCATATCCTAAAGGGTATCGTGAGCAGGCAGGATGTGCTGAAGGCACTGCAAATGAGTCAAAGGCAGCCTCAGGTCGGCGAAACGATCGACGATACGATCACCAGCCAACTAGTGATGACTTCGAATCGAGGCAAGGGCGAGGAAGTGTATAACTATGGCGTCACTCCGCAGATGACCAATTACCTTGGGACCATTTCAAGCGGTGTGTTCACGACATTAGTCACCGACTCAGCAAACCGTGCACTTCGAAGCTATAAGCGCGGTGACTTGGTCGTGGAGAACATGACGATCTACTTCATCAAACCAGTACAGATCGACAGTACGCTTGAAATCCATCCGCGTGTCCTTGAGGTAGGACGTAAATTCGGAAAAGTGGATGTCGAGGTGTTTAACCAAGGCAAACTTGTCGGCAAGGCGATGTTGACTTGCCAATTGCTGGACCGATCATGA
- a CDS encoding argininosuccinate synthase, which produces MKNQKVVLAYSGGLDTSVAIKWLQDQGYEVVACCLDVGEGKDLDFIKEKAITVGAVSSYVIDAKDEFADEFALTALQAHTLYEGKYPLVSALSRPLIAKKLVEVAEAENAVAVAHGCTGKGNDQVRFEVSISALNPNLQVLAPVRDWKWSREEEIEYAAKNGIPVPIGLASPFSIDQNLWGRSNECGILEDPWAAPPEEAYDLTTSLENTPNTADIIEIGFEQGVPVTLNDKNYKLADLIVELNQIAGKHGVGRIDHVENRLVGIKSREVYEAPGAMTLIAAHKELEDITLVKELAHFKPVIEKKMTELIYEGLWFSPLQKALAAFLKETQVNVTGTVRVKLFKGHAIVEGRKSEYSLYDEKLATYTKADEFDHDAAVGFIKLWGLPTKVNSMVNNKKVTV; this is translated from the coding sequence ATGAAAAATCAAAAAGTTGTTTTAGCATATTCCGGAGGTTTGGATACTTCCGTTGCAATTAAATGGTTACAAGATCAAGGGTACGAAGTTGTGGCATGCTGCTTGGATGTCGGTGAAGGGAAAGATTTAGACTTCATTAAAGAAAAAGCGATCACAGTTGGTGCGGTAAGTTCATATGTAATTGATGCGAAAGACGAATTCGCTGATGAATTCGCATTGACTGCTCTTCAGGCACATACTCTGTATGAAGGGAAATATCCATTGGTATCAGCATTATCACGTCCGCTGATCGCGAAGAAATTAGTGGAAGTGGCTGAAGCGGAAAACGCGGTAGCCGTTGCACACGGTTGTACGGGAAAAGGAAATGACCAAGTGCGTTTCGAAGTATCCATCTCCGCCTTGAACCCTAATTTGCAAGTACTTGCACCTGTTCGTGATTGGAAATGGTCTCGTGAAGAGGAGATTGAGTATGCAGCGAAAAATGGCATTCCCGTTCCAATCGGCTTAGCAAGTCCGTTCTCGATTGACCAAAACCTTTGGGGAAGAAGTAACGAATGCGGAATCCTAGAAGACCCATGGGCAGCTCCGCCAGAAGAGGCTTATGATCTGACAACTAGCCTTGAAAATACGCCAAATACTGCTGACATCATTGAAATTGGTTTTGAACAAGGTGTACCGGTTACATTGAATGATAAAAACTATAAATTGGCTGACCTGATTGTCGAGTTGAATCAAATTGCCGGCAAACACGGAGTTGGACGTATCGATCACGTTGAAAATAGATTAGTAGGAATCAAATCACGTGAAGTTTATGAAGCTCCTGGTGCGATGACATTGATAGCTGCACACAAAGAACTTGAAGATATCACGCTTGTAAAAGAATTGGCTCACTTCAAACCGGTGATCGAGAAGAAAATGACTGAATTGATTTATGAAGGACTTTGGTTCTCTCCGCTTCAAAAAGCTTTGGCTGCATTCCTAAAAGAAACACAAGTGAATGTAACGGGTACGGTCCGTGTGAAACTATTCAAAGGTCATGCGATTGTTGAAGGAAGAAAATCCGAGTACTCCCTATATGACGAAAAATTGGCTACCTATACAAAAGCAGACGAATTCGATCATGATGCAGCAGTTGGATTCATTAAGTTATGGGGACTTCCAACGAAAGTGAACAGCATGGTCAATAACAAGAAGGTGACAGTGTGA
- a CDS encoding universal stress protein gives MDYKNILVAVDGSEEAEWALKKAIYLAKVSDATLVLTHIVDTRNFPTVEAYDMTIRDHSETFANELLDKYKTEAIASGIAKVQTEVAYGSPKVQIPRDLAKKHSIDLIVCGATGLNAVERFLIGSVSEGIVRHSNCDVMIVRTN, from the coding sequence ATAGATTATAAAAATATTCTTGTAGCAGTGGACGGTTCGGAAGAAGCAGAGTGGGCCCTAAAAAAGGCAATCTATTTAGCAAAAGTCAGTGACGCTACCCTTGTGCTCACACATATCGTGGATACAAGGAATTTCCCTACTGTCGAAGCTTATGATATGACTATCCGTGATCACTCTGAAACCTTTGCAAATGAGCTACTGGACAAGTATAAAACGGAAGCCATTGCATCCGGGATTGCAAAGGTTCAAACAGAAGTTGCATATGGTTCTCCTAAAGTTCAAATTCCAAGGGATTTAGCGAAAAAGCATTCGATCGATTTAATTGTATGTGGTGCAACGGGCCTTAACGCAGTCGAACGTTTCCTTATCGGCAGCGTGTCGGAAGGCATCGTTCGCCATTCTAACTGTGATGTAATGATTGTGCGTACGAATTGA
- the argH gene encoding argininosuccinate lyase: MSSKLWGGRFTKSAEEWVDEFGASISFDQELVLEDIQGSLAHVTMLKQCSILPEEDADQIIAGLKSLQGKAEKGELTFKVEMEDIHLNLESMLISEIGPVGGKLHTGRSRNDQVATDLHLYMRNQTKVILELINDLQIAILGQSKKNVETLIPGYTHLQRAQPISFAHHLMAYFWMLERDKQRFTESFKRINISPLGAGALAGTTFPIDRDLSAELLGFDGIYENSLDAVSDRDFAIEFMSNSATMMMHLSRFSEEIILWSSQEFQFIELDDAFSTGSSIMPQKKNPDMAELIRGKTGRVYGNLTGLLTVLKGLPLAYNKDMQEDKEGVFDTVKTIVGSLKIFAGMISTMKVKTDVMEKATRNDFSNATELADYLASKGMPFRKAHEVVGKLVLFCVQNGCYLVDLSIEQFQEASELFEHDIYDALNPYEAVKRRNSAGGTGFAQVLLAIEKAEKLVSE, encoded by the coding sequence GTGAGCAGCAAGCTTTGGGGAGGAAGATTCACGAAATCTGCAGAAGAATGGGTAGATGAGTTTGGAGCTTCCATTTCCTTTGACCAGGAACTTGTGCTTGAAGATATTCAAGGCAGTTTAGCTCATGTAACCATGTTAAAGCAATGCAGCATTTTACCTGAAGAAGATGCGGATCAGATCATTGCGGGTCTGAAAAGTTTACAGGGAAAAGCTGAGAAGGGTGAATTGACTTTTAAGGTAGAGATGGAAGATATCCATCTTAACCTGGAAAGTATGCTAATAAGCGAAATCGGTCCAGTTGGCGGAAAGCTTCATACAGGAAGAAGCCGTAATGACCAAGTTGCGACCGACCTTCATCTGTATATGCGGAACCAAACGAAAGTGATTCTGGAACTCATCAATGATTTGCAAATAGCGATTTTGGGACAATCCAAGAAAAATGTGGAAACACTAATTCCAGGTTATACACATTTGCAGCGTGCACAGCCCATTTCATTTGCCCACCACTTAATGGCTTATTTTTGGATGCTTGAGCGTGATAAGCAGCGCTTCACCGAGAGTTTCAAAAGGATCAATATTTCTCCATTGGGTGCTGGGGCATTAGCTGGGACGACTTTCCCGATTGACCGTGACCTCAGTGCCGAGCTATTGGGGTTTGACGGAATTTACGAAAACAGCCTTGATGCGGTAAGTGATCGTGATTTTGCCATTGAATTCATGAGCAACAGTGCGACAATGATGATGCATTTATCCCGTTTCAGCGAAGAAATCATTCTCTGGTCAAGCCAGGAATTCCAATTCATTGAATTGGATGATGCGTTTTCCACGGGAAGCAGCATTATGCCGCAAAAGAAAAACCCTGATATGGCGGAATTGATCCGTGGTAAAACAGGACGGGTTTATGGGAACCTAACGGGGTTATTGACTGTTTTGAAAGGACTGCCGCTTGCTTATAACAAAGATATGCAAGAAGATAAAGAAGGCGTTTTTGATACGGTTAAGACCATTGTTGGTTCACTTAAAATATTTGCCGGCATGATTTCAACGATGAAAGTGAAAACGGACGTAATGGAAAAAGCAACAAGAAATGACTTCTCGAATGCAACGGAATTAGCTGATTACCTAGCTTCAAAGGGAATGCCTTTCCGTAAGGCGCACGAAGTGGTCGGGAAGCTTGTATTGTTCTGTGTCCAGAATGGCTGCTATTTAGTGGACCTAAGCATTGAACAATTCCAGGAAGCTTCCGAGTTGTTTGAGCATGATATTTATGATGCATTAAATCCCTATGAAGCAGTTAAACGCCGTAACAGTGCGGGCGGTACAGGTTTTGCCCAAGTCTTGCTGGCGATAGAAAAAGCGGAAAAACTGGTAAGTGAATAA